The Treponema medium genome has a window encoding:
- a CDS encoding ISAs1 family transposase, translating to MRWEELEDALEVLQSEREYDGYFCSIKDAVIIVILGSLCDLKSVKKIHAWATSEHVKVFLEKEFGIKRIPCYWWLLSLLAMVSPESLNRCMKNWVSSLVPHLAEKLEAEEEEQNKKKKKSLTIAIDGKEIRSTGKMKKYDSPLHIVSAQIGELGLTLAQETVQSKSNEIPAVQELIKTLEIEGCMVVADALNCQIQTAQAIIDAKADYLLSAKGNQKELMNDIAAYVQDEKLRSTMDSVTQTEKGHGRIETRSAYTTDDVEWQPGGRVWPAVKCIGVVHTRFETDKGVTEQWHYYISSKVLSAEELLHHARTEWSVESMHWLLDVHFDEDKCRIQSKNIQQNLNMLHKVALNIVRIYKRETQSKLALNGIMFRALMNPHDLLPLLDKN from the coding sequence ATGAGGTGGGAAGAATTAGAAGATGCACTTGAAGTGCTTCAAAGCGAGCGGGAGTACGACGGATATTTTTGCAGCATAAAAGATGCGGTTATCATCGTTATTTTGGGAAGCCTCTGCGATCTGAAAAGCGTAAAGAAAATACATGCGTGGGCAACGAGTGAGCATGTAAAAGTGTTTCTTGAAAAAGAATTCGGTATAAAAAGAATACCGTGTTACTGGTGGCTGTTAAGTCTTTTGGCAATGGTAAGCCCTGAATCACTTAATCGGTGTATGAAAAACTGGGTAAGCTCATTGGTACCGCATCTTGCGGAAAAGCTTGAAGCGGAAGAAGAAGAGCAAAATAAGAAGAAGAAAAAAAGCTTGACGATTGCAATAGACGGGAAAGAAATCCGCTCGACAGGGAAAATGAAGAAGTATGACAGTCCGTTACACATTGTCAGCGCGCAGATAGGCGAACTAGGGCTCACTCTTGCGCAGGAAACAGTGCAATCAAAGAGTAACGAGATACCGGCGGTACAAGAGCTGATAAAGACACTTGAGATAGAAGGATGCATGGTAGTTGCCGATGCTTTAAACTGTCAAATACAGACTGCACAGGCAATTATCGATGCAAAAGCCGACTATTTATTAAGTGCGAAAGGTAATCAGAAAGAGTTGATGAACGATATAGCAGCGTATGTCCAAGATGAAAAACTACGTTCAACGATGGATAGCGTTACCCAAACGGAAAAAGGACACGGACGGATAGAAACGAGAAGTGCGTATACTACTGATGATGTTGAATGGCAGCCGGGAGGCAGGGTATGGCCGGCTGTTAAATGCATTGGAGTGGTGCATACACGATTTGAGACAGACAAAGGGGTAACGGAGCAATGGCACTATTATATTTCAAGTAAAGTGTTGAGTGCCGAGGAGCTTTTACATCATGCGAGAACTGAATGGTCGGTAGAATCGATGCACTGGTTGCTTGATGTTCATTTTGACGAAGATAAATGCAGGATTCAGAGTAAGAATATACAGCAGAATCTGAATATGCTCCATAAAGTAGCGCTTAATATCGTGCGCATATACAAGCGGGAAACTCAATCAAAACTGGCTTTGAACGGTATTATGTTCCGCGCGCTTATGAATCCTCACGACTTATTACCGCTTTTAGACAAAAATTGA
- a CDS encoding HAD family hydrolase, which translates to MIKACIFDLDGTLTDTVRTLAYFVNAETAKHGLPPAPVEQFKYFAGNGARTLIHRVLAYHGVTDAALEDNILQDYNAAYDADFLYLCTLYDGVADMITALRSRRIQLAVLSNKPQPTTQKIIKAFFDAGTFSAVFGQREGVPLKPDPAAVFEILDLLHRQKQECLYIGDTAVDIQTGKSAGLTTVGVLWGFRDRAELEGAGAMHIIAKPSELLPLVTAIR; encoded by the coding sequence ATGATTAAGGCTTGTATTTTTGATTTGGATGGAACATTGACCGATACCGTTCGGACGCTCGCGTATTTTGTCAACGCCGAAACGGCAAAGCACGGATTGCCGCCTGCGCCGGTTGAACAGTTTAAGTATTTTGCAGGAAACGGGGCGCGAACGCTTATTCACAGGGTATTGGCATATCACGGCGTTACGGATGCAGCCTTGGAAGATAACATTTTACAGGATTACAATGCAGCTTATGATGCCGATTTTTTATACCTGTGTACCTTGTATGATGGCGTTGCCGATATGATTACAGCGCTGCGTAGCCGGAGGATTCAATTAGCGGTTCTTTCGAATAAGCCGCAGCCGACTACGCAAAAAATCATCAAAGCTTTTTTTGATGCGGGAACTTTTTCCGCCGTTTTCGGTCAACGGGAAGGCGTTCCGCTCAAGCCGGATCCTGCCGCCGTATTTGAGATTTTAGACCTTTTACACCGTCAAAAACAGGAGTGCCTCTACATCGGAGACACTGCCGTAGACATACAGACCGGAAAAAGCGCGGGGTTGACTACCGTCGGCGTTCTCTGGGGGTTCCGCGACCGTGCCGAATTGGAAGGTGCCGGTGCAATGCATATTATCGCAAAGCCGTCGGAGCTGTTGCCGCTTGTAACGGCAATCCGGTAA
- a CDS encoding methyl-accepting chemotaxis protein, with protein sequence MLLAISVLGITATTISKKALLEKVRIQLTEKAKDTAALIDERINTFFATLTAIARQESLRKDISYEQKIAILANELAFNNSEINAFGICDKEGNVWLTDGKQSNVADREYYQSALNGKAYVTEPMFSRASNDLFTFFSVPIYDDEKNIIGVLYARVDAAGLSKMISDIVIGETGDCYVIGLSGNTIGDPDIEAVKSQENSMEKAKSDPSFVEIAAFEKKALQSTEPDVGFYDWDGEKQIAAFGIIASTGWRIIVAAPIYEFLGSITVMQKLLYTITAIILIFAIIVVYITAYKIVKPIKAAVEALKDIAQGEGDLTVRLPVVGHDEITDLSNYFNQTIEKIRTSVKTVEDSSEVMQSVGEELASNMTETASAVHQINANIESVKQQTFTQAASVTETAATIEEIVRTIRQLNGSIETQAASVAQSSSSIEQMVANITSIGQTLGKTDEAIRSLTGATGDGKHTLITSNAVTKKIAEESGSLIEASSVIQHIASQTNLLAMNAAIEAAHAGEAGKGFAVVADEIRKLAEDSAAQGKTITTTLKTLSAEIETLSDSSKIVEGKFNTIFTLAEQVKEMSNHLTAAMSEQEHGSREILTAIKNINMVTLEVQAGSAEMLKGSEGVAEEMRKLDNLTRVITDSMNEMASGAVQINNAVQEVNGITQQNKRSIESLVAEVAKFKIN encoded by the coding sequence ATGCTGCTTGCGATTTCTGTTTTAGGAATTACCGCAACAACTATTTCAAAAAAAGCGCTGTTGGAAAAAGTCCGCATCCAACTTACTGAAAAGGCGAAAGACACTGCTGCTCTGATAGATGAACGTATTAATACTTTTTTTGCCACCCTCACCGCTATCGCACGACAAGAATCTCTGAGAAAAGACATCTCGTATGAACAAAAGATTGCTATCCTTGCAAATGAACTCGCATTCAACAATTCTGAAATAAATGCATTCGGAATTTGCGACAAGGAAGGAAATGTATGGCTTACCGATGGGAAACAATCGAATGTTGCCGATCGAGAATATTATCAATCTGCACTCAATGGAAAAGCTTATGTAACGGAACCGATGTTTTCTCGGGCAAGCAATGACCTTTTTACATTTTTCTCGGTTCCGATTTATGATGACGAAAAGAATATAATCGGCGTTTTATATGCACGTGTTGACGCAGCCGGTCTTTCTAAAATGATATCTGATATTGTAATTGGAGAAACCGGTGACTGCTATGTTATAGGACTTTCCGGTAATACTATCGGAGACCCTGACATTGAAGCGGTAAAATCCCAAGAAAACAGCATGGAAAAAGCGAAAAGCGATCCTTCCTTTGTCGAAATAGCAGCATTCGAAAAAAAAGCATTGCAATCTACAGAACCGGATGTAGGGTTCTATGATTGGGACGGCGAAAAACAAATAGCTGCTTTTGGAATAATTGCAAGTACCGGATGGCGGATTATCGTTGCCGCTCCTATATATGAATTTTTAGGCAGTATAACGGTTATGCAAAAACTGCTATATACCATTACGGCTATAATCTTAATATTCGCAATTATTGTCGTGTATATCACTGCATATAAAATAGTAAAGCCGATAAAGGCAGCAGTTGAGGCGTTAAAAGATATAGCGCAAGGAGAAGGTGATTTAACGGTACGCTTACCGGTTGTAGGGCATGATGAAATCACGGATCTTTCTAATTACTTTAATCAAACAATAGAGAAGATCCGTACATCGGTTAAAACGGTCGAAGATAGCTCAGAGGTTATGCAAAGTGTCGGCGAAGAGCTTGCAAGCAACATGACCGAAACGGCAAGCGCCGTACATCAAATAAATGCAAATATCGAAAGCGTTAAACAACAAACGTTTACTCAAGCAGCAAGTGTTACCGAAACAGCAGCTACTATCGAAGAAATTGTACGCACTATTCGACAGCTTAACGGCAGTATCGAAACACAGGCAGCGAGTGTTGCCCAATCTTCTTCATCGATAGAACAAATGGTTGCCAATATTACATCAATCGGGCAAACACTCGGTAAAACCGACGAGGCTATCAGAAGTCTTACCGGCGCTACGGGAGACGGAAAACACACATTGATAACATCCAATGCGGTTACCAAAAAGATTGCCGAAGAATCGGGGTCTCTGATAGAAGCATCAAGCGTTATCCAACATATTGCATCGCAAACGAACCTGTTGGCAATGAACGCTGCAATAGAAGCCGCGCACGCAGGAGAAGCAGGAAAGGGCTTCGCCGTCGTCGCAGATGAAATCCGCAAACTTGCCGAAGATTCAGCTGCCCAAGGAAAAACAATAACAACAACGCTTAAAACGCTATCGGCTGAAATTGAAACGCTTTCCGATTCTTCCAAAATCGTTGAAGGAAAATTCAATACAATCTTTACCCTAGCTGAACAGGTCAAAGAGATGAGTAACCACCTAACTGCGGCAATGAGCGAACAGGAACACGGCAGCAGAGAAATACTTACCGCTATCAAAAACATCAATATGGTAACATTGGAGGTTCAAGCAGGTTCCGCTGAAATGCTAAAAGGTAGCGAAGGCGTTGCGGAAGAAATGCGGAAATTGGATAACCTTACACGCGTTATTACCGACAGTATGAACGAAATGGCTTCCGGCGCCGTACAAATCAACAATGCAGTACAGGAAGTTAACGGTATTACGCAGCAGAATAAGCGGAGTATTGAGAGTTTAGTCGCAGAAGTTGCTAAATTCAAAATCAATTAG
- a CDS encoding transporter associated domain-containing protein, giving the protein MNFPLPPQYQTKEKKTSTYTRKIGSCMTYRSDIVWIDITDKSQDILTLIKTHKNFDYFPVCAGKIDAVIGIVSARDYLQSRLEPSPPNLQKILTKPLFIPESQTIKHTLELLNEHNAHTACVIDEYGGIEGFVTKEGLLDSLFNRSVRIASHTGQQSVIQADGSSIVSAQMSLDEIQALGLLNDIERPPTEEYYTLAGYLLAHLDAIPRSGDSIDTGSYICTVLSMHGQRIDQVAIKKKEA; this is encoded by the coding sequence ATGAACTTTCCGTTACCGCCGCAATATCAGACGAAGGAAAAAAAAACGTCTACCTATACGCGAAAAATCGGCAGCTGTATGACTTATCGCTCCGATATTGTGTGGATCGATATTACGGATAAAAGTCAGGATATTCTTACGTTGATAAAGACACACAAAAATTTTGACTATTTTCCGGTATGTGCAGGCAAAATCGATGCAGTTATCGGCATCGTCAGCGCACGGGATTATTTGCAAAGTAGGCTTGAACCGTCGCCGCCGAATTTGCAAAAAATTTTAACAAAACCATTGTTCATTCCCGAATCACAAACCATCAAACATACGCTTGAATTACTGAACGAGCATAACGCACATACTGCCTGCGTTATTGACGAATACGGCGGCATCGAAGGATTTGTAACCAAAGAGGGTTTGTTGGATAGTTTGTTTAATAGAAGCGTCCGGATAGCAAGCCATACAGGGCAGCAATCCGTTATACAAGCTGACGGAAGTAGTATTGTCAGTGCCCAGATGAGCCTTGACGAAATACAGGCGCTCGGACTTTTAAATGATATTGAACGCCCTCCTACCGAAGAATATTACACTCTTGCAGGTTACCTGCTTGCCCATCTTGATGCTATTCCTCGGTCGGGCGACAGCATCGACACCGGCTCTTATATCTGTACGGTACTCAGTATGCATGGACAGCGAATCGATCAGGTCGCGATAAAGAAAAAAGAAGCGTAA
- a CDS encoding DMT family transporter has translation MNIRLTSAQKGILCIICSAFFFTVMNLCAKLSGDLPSIQKAFFRNSIACCTSLFVLIKNRQFVLPQKKNIPFLILRAVLGTAGLVSNFYAVSHLALADASILAKLAPFFTIFFSFLFLKEHIRLSRLLAAVCAFAASLLIIKPAFAGSGHIFAASVACFGGLCAGGAYTCVRYLLTHKESGTFVVFFFSATSMLILLPFFLYSFTPMSLQQFFWLLAAGAAGAGGQFTVTAAYSYAPAKNIAVFDYTQILFAAAFGFLLFHEIPDRYSIAGYIIICTIALILFLRKD, from the coding sequence ATGAATATTCGATTAACTTCCGCACAAAAAGGGATCTTGTGTATTATTTGTTCAGCTTTCTTTTTTACTGTGATGAATTTATGTGCAAAGCTTTCCGGCGATTTACCGTCTATCCAAAAAGCGTTTTTTAGGAACAGCATTGCCTGTTGTACATCACTCTTTGTTTTAATAAAGAACCGTCAATTTGTGCTACCGCAAAAAAAGAATATTCCCTTCCTTATATTGCGGGCGGTATTGGGTACTGCTGGATTGGTTTCCAATTTTTATGCGGTCAGTCACTTAGCGCTTGCCGACGCTTCTATTTTGGCAAAGCTCGCGCCGTTTTTTACCATTTTTTTCTCATTTCTGTTTTTAAAAGAACACATACGATTGTCACGGCTCCTCGCAGCCGTCTGCGCATTTGCAGCAAGCCTTTTAATTATCAAACCAGCTTTTGCAGGATCAGGCCATATCTTTGCAGCCTCAGTGGCATGTTTCGGAGGTCTCTGTGCAGGCGGCGCGTACACCTGCGTGCGCTATTTGTTAACACATAAAGAATCCGGTACGTTTGTAGTGTTCTTCTTTTCGGCTACTTCCATGCTGATATTATTGCCTTTTTTCCTCTATAGTTTTACGCCGATGAGCTTACAGCAGTTTTTCTGGCTGCTTGCCGCCGGAGCTGCGGGGGCAGGAGGACAATTTACCGTTACCGCTGCATACTCCTATGCACCGGCAAAAAACATCGCCGTTTTCGACTATACGCAAATTCTCTTTGCCGCGGCATTCGGTTTTTTACTGTTCCACGAAATACCCGACCGTTACAGCATTGCCGGATATATCATTATCTGCACAATTGCACTTATTCTATTTTTGAGAAAAGACTAA
- a CDS encoding LptF/LptG family permease — protein MKILQRYLLQLFFPVFVITILFFILLLQLGDLFLNLPQYLQNQARFVTLLRVMYLYLPKCISFAMPLSVLFASSYTMGNMYAKNELTSIFASGMPLAVLVAPLVLCGFLLSIGMFYFEDRILIHFQRQKIALVNSILEPQQNLNSSDLVILSESGKVVYFADYYDDNQKELSNVLIVIRTESGDISTVIKGNSAYWQTDHWEVTDKSIYTFTADNDVLYQDSIDEKLFSEPPETFQRNITSIDEMTIAQAKLFINNLKKMGLPYHEYLSQYYRRFSFPFTTFIVLFFSVSIGGRFKKNILLMSLLFSLALAVLYYVTEMMTMLFAKWEYISPLAGAFLPLLIFTFLSIAMLRIART, from the coding sequence ATGAAAATTCTTCAAAGATATTTGCTGCAGCTCTTTTTCCCTGTCTTTGTGATAACGATTTTATTTTTTATTTTGCTCCTACAGCTCGGTGATCTTTTTCTCAATCTACCGCAGTATTTGCAAAATCAAGCACGCTTTGTTACATTGCTTCGGGTGATGTATTTGTATTTGCCCAAGTGTATATCGTTTGCAATGCCGCTTTCTGTTTTGTTTGCAAGTTCGTATACAATGGGAAATATGTACGCAAAAAATGAACTTACTTCGATCTTTGCCTCCGGTATGCCGCTTGCTGTGTTGGTGGCTCCGCTTGTCCTGTGCGGATTTTTGTTATCGATAGGGATGTTTTATTTTGAGGATCGTATCTTAATTCACTTTCAACGGCAGAAAATTGCACTGGTAAATTCTATCTTGGAACCTCAACAGAATTTGAATAGCAGTGATTTGGTTATTTTATCCGAGTCGGGGAAGGTTGTGTATTTTGCCGATTATTACGATGATAATCAAAAGGAATTGAGCAATGTGCTGATTGTGATACGTACCGAATCGGGCGATATTTCTACCGTTATAAAAGGTAATTCGGCATACTGGCAGACCGATCATTGGGAGGTAACGGATAAATCAATCTATACCTTTACCGCCGACAATGATGTTCTCTACCAAGATTCAATCGATGAGAAACTTTTTTCCGAACCTCCCGAAACCTTTCAACGGAATATTACATCTATTGATGAGATGACTATTGCACAGGCAAAACTCTTTATCAATAATTTAAAAAAAATGGGGTTACCCTACCATGAATACCTTTCGCAATATTACCGCCGCTTTTCATTCCCGTTTACAACGTTCATTGTTTTGTTTTTTTCTGTTTCCATCGGCGGTCGCTTTAAAAAAAATATCCTGCTGATGAGTTTGCTCTTTAGTTTAGCCCTTGCAGTTCTCTATTATGTTACTGAGATGATGACCATGCTTTTTGCAAAATGGGAGTATATTTCCCCACTTGCAGGCGCGTTTCTCCCTCTTTTAATTTTTACGTTCTTGAGCATCGCCATGCTGAGAATAGCGCGCACGTAA
- a CDS encoding methyl-accepting chemotaxis protein: protein MIQNGVHSQPPHFSKKYVRSIGTKLIIVTIMLLLLQYGIIAYKDWRSITWFSENQIKTTADLKYSAFYNELNSYSLVGRILLDNIARDQDIVQAFALRDRAKLLELTQPIFTDIKQKYRAQQFHFHTPSAISFLRVQNPTKFGDDLSSFRATIVAAQTQKKEIYGLEVGVNNLGFRVVRPLFNTAGKMLGTVEYGGAVNTAFIDQFVLTTTPAVLKDGLKVTVIARTLDNTYQLIGSNFESKVDSDAAQLTETLPDDGMIRTEKTNAFAYYPLTDFSGQRIGYAKFCFSIENTLKRRTDFFFKTAIILIVILCLFVVTITGFTRKFIIKPVKKVIHALMSIAEGDLTAHLSVEGNDEIAELSQYFEQTIERIGSVIEAVSQNTGTMQTVGKKLAGNMTETEMAAQEIEKSVALVQNQTVDQSASVTETAATIEEVIKRLKQLDQSIERQAESVAQSSAAIEEMVANIGAVSDRLGKNNTVIKTVYDQTKNGKHRVRYANEVVGQIAEKTEALLEASQVIQNIASQTNLLAMNAAIEAAHAGETGKGFAVVADEIRKLAEESNTQGKQIGAVIKDAIQIISNLTTAGAGAEKSFVEVYESVNQISQQEEQIVTAMAEQENTSREVLSAIRNINEVTGGVRDASAEMLRGGEQVAQEMQRLNQITLSISEHMRGMVTASERIGDAVQAVNGITQENTVSIENLAAEVRKFKI, encoded by the coding sequence ATGATTCAAAACGGCGTACATTCACAACCACCGCATTTCAGCAAAAAATACGTCCGCTCCATCGGTACAAAGTTGATCATTGTTACCATCATGCTACTGCTGCTTCAGTATGGAATTATTGCCTATAAGGACTGGCGGAGTATCACATGGTTTTCGGAAAATCAAATTAAAACAACCGCAGACCTTAAATATTCTGCGTTTTATAACGAATTAAACAGTTATTCGCTTGTCGGTCGCATCCTTTTAGATAATATCGCCCGGGATCAAGATATTGTTCAAGCCTTTGCTTTACGGGACAGAGCAAAACTACTGGAATTAACACAGCCTATTTTTACCGATATAAAGCAAAAATATCGAGCGCAGCAATTCCATTTTCATACGCCGTCGGCAATCTCTTTTTTACGTGTTCAGAATCCTACAAAATTCGGCGACGACCTTTCTTCCTTTAGAGCGACCATCGTAGCTGCCCAAACGCAAAAAAAAGAAATTTACGGGCTTGAAGTTGGGGTAAACAATCTGGGCTTTAGAGTAGTACGGCCACTTTTCAATACAGCAGGGAAAATGCTCGGAACCGTAGAATACGGCGGTGCGGTAAATACGGCATTTATCGACCAATTCGTTTTGACTACAACACCGGCAGTATTAAAAGACGGTTTAAAAGTAACAGTTATCGCACGTACTTTGGATAATACCTATCAGCTCATCGGTTCCAATTTTGAAAGCAAGGTTGATTCGGATGCTGCGCAACTTACGGAAACATTACCCGATGACGGGATGATTCGTACCGAAAAAACCAATGCCTTTGCCTATTATCCGCTAACAGACTTTTCAGGACAAAGAATAGGATATGCAAAATTTTGTTTTTCAATCGAAAATACTCTAAAAAGAAGAACGGATTTCTTCTTTAAAACAGCGATTATTCTCATTGTAATCCTTTGCCTTTTTGTAGTAACAATTACCGGGTTTACCCGAAAATTTATTATAAAGCCGGTCAAAAAAGTTATCCATGCGCTCATGTCCATAGCGGAAGGAGATTTAACCGCCCACCTTTCGGTTGAAGGGAACGACGAGATAGCCGAACTGTCCCAATACTTTGAACAAACCATTGAAAGAATCGGATCGGTTATAGAAGCAGTTTCGCAAAACACCGGCACTATGCAAACGGTCGGAAAAAAACTTGCCGGAAATATGACAGAAACTGAAATGGCGGCACAAGAAATAGAAAAAAGCGTTGCATTGGTGCAGAATCAAACGGTAGACCAAAGCGCCAGCGTAACCGAAACGGCTGCAACAATCGAAGAGGTCATTAAAAGACTCAAGCAGCTGGATCAAAGTATTGAAAGACAAGCGGAAAGCGTTGCACAATCATCAGCCGCCATAGAAGAAATGGTCGCAAATATCGGTGCTGTTTCCGACCGCCTCGGAAAGAATAATACGGTTATCAAAACGGTTTATGATCAAACCAAGAATGGTAAACACAGAGTAAGATATGCTAATGAGGTTGTCGGACAAATCGCCGAAAAAACCGAAGCGCTTTTGGAAGCAAGTCAGGTTATCCAGAATATTGCCAGCCAAACAAACTTATTGGCAATGAATGCAGCGATAGAAGCGGCTCATGCCGGAGAAACAGGTAAGGGCTTCGCAGTTGTTGCCGATGAAATCCGCAAACTTGCTGAAGAATCAAATACTCAAGGAAAACAGATCGGTGCCGTTATAAAGGATGCAATACAAATAATCAGCAACTTAACCACCGCCGGAGCCGGAGCGGAAAAAAGCTTTGTTGAAGTATATGAATCGGTAAATCAAATTTCTCAACAAGAAGAGCAGATTGTCACCGCAATGGCTGAACAGGAGAATACAAGTCGCGAAGTATTGTCGGCAATCCGGAATATTAACGAAGTTACCGGCGGTGTCCGAGATGCTTCCGCAGAGATGCTGCGCGGAGGAGAGCAGGTCGCACAAGAAATGCAACGGTTAAATCAAATAACACTGAGCATCAGCGAACACATGCGCGGCATGGTTACCGCTTCGGAACGGATCGGTGATGCGGTACAAGCAGTTAACGGTATTACGCAAGAAAACACAGTAAGCATCGAAAATCTTGCTGCAGAGGTTAGAAAATTTAAGATATAG
- a CDS encoding InlB B-repeat-containing protein has product MTPIKVEHGKTVTKPADPAKGSFGFGGWYKESTCTTPWNFATDTVTADITLFAKWTPVAPATVTVTFAAKGGHGTLKAKAGDTELSSGASVKKGTEITFTADPEAGYEVDYMLINEEKQSGTSITVKADKDLSVTVKFKAQGAPATEFFTVTYKAEPTVGGAVSAKSTDGTPVTSGKKIEKGTVLVFTAVPNTGYDISSWTGATPESDNKSAKLTVTGDSSVTVMFALKKYTVTFDAQGGSTVTPIKVEHGKTVTKPADPAKGSFGFGGWYKESTCTTPWNFATDTVTADITLFAKWKITIQFDASKITCWRNVDDSGLTGTSVADGGTVYENDVLILIALPSAGKRVDSWTINGNSQGDEQGNFYRYMVKESPSELRFDYTEKAAKKVELQFDTSKIRCTKLFDQTPIMPGQRDEGDRLIFRTVTSSTVQWKINGYNMHSALMSFLAITLVKDFGNGNVLKIDYE; this is encoded by the coding sequence GTGACGCCGATTAAGGTAGAACACGGTAAAACAGTTACGAAACCGGCTGATCCGGCAAAGGGTTCTTTTGGTTTTGGCGGCTGGTATAAAGAAAGCACTTGTACAACGCCGTGGAACTTTGCAACCGACACCGTTACCGCGGACATTACATTGTTTGCAAAATGGACTCCTGTTGCACCTGCAACCGTTACCGTAACGTTTGCGGCAAAAGGCGGGCACGGTACGCTTAAAGCAAAAGCAGGAGATACGGAGCTGTCATCGGGCGCATCGGTAAAAAAAGGGACAGAGATTACCTTTACAGCCGATCCGGAAGCCGGTTATGAAGTTGATTATATGTTGATTAATGAAGAGAAACAATCCGGTACGAGTATTACCGTAAAGGCAGATAAAGATTTAAGCGTAACGGTTAAATTTAAGGCGCAAGGAGCCCCTGCAACGGAATTTTTCACCGTTACTTATAAGGCAGAACCTACTGTAGGAGGCGCCGTAAGCGCAAAATCTACAGACGGTACGCCCGTTACCTCAGGAAAAAAGATAGAAAAAGGAACTGTTCTTGTATTTACTGCCGTACCGAATACCGGCTATGATATTTCCAGTTGGACGGGTGCAACGCCAGAATCGGATAACAAAAGTGCAAAGCTCACCGTAACGGGAGACAGTTCGGTAACGGTAATGTTTGCCTTAAAAAAATATACGGTAACCTTTGACGCACAGGGAGGCTCTACGGTAACGCCGATTAAGGTAGAACACGGTAAAACAGTTACGAAACCGGCTGATCCGGCAAAGGGTTCTTTTGGTTTTGGCGGCTGGTATAAAGAAAGCACTTGTACAACGCCGTGGAACTTTGCAACCGACACCGTTACCGCAGATATTACCTTGTTTGCAAAGTGGAAAATTACCATCCAGTTTGATGCTTCCAAAATAACATGCTGGAGGAATGTGGATGATTCCGGCTTAACCGGTACATCAGTAGCTGACGGTGGTACGGTTTACGAGAATGATGTACTCATATTGATCGCCTTGCCTTCTGCGGGGAAAAGGGTTGATTCTTGGACGATAAATGGCAACTCTCAAGGGGATGAGCAGGGAAATTTCTATCGGTATATGGTTAAAGAGTCGCCTTCCGAGCTCCGCTTCGACTACACGGAAAAAGCTGCGAAGAAGGTAGAGTTGCAGTTTGACACTTCAAAGATACGGTGTACAAAACTGTTTGATCAGACGCCGATTATGCCCGGTCAGCGTGATGAAGGTGATAGGCTCATTTTTCGCACAGTAACCAGTTCTACAGTACAGTGGAAGATAAACGGCTATAACATGCATTCTGCGCTGATGTCGTTTTTAGCCATAACATTAGTAAAAGACTTTGGCAACGGAAATGTTCTGAAAATCGACTATGAATAA
- the fliS gene encoding flagellar export chaperone FliS, with protein sequence MSYNSQALTAYKETRVKTASQGSLIIMLYDEGIKNITLAIEGMPDGKIEAENIERIHQYILKAQDVITELMASLNMDEGGEIAENLLSLYSFFNQQLFQANMQKNPQPLITVRSMMEELREAWHHVVNSTAAAATEIKPAASGVNIAG encoded by the coding sequence ATGAGTTATAACAGTCAAGCCTTAACGGCATATAAAGAGACACGTGTAAAGACGGCAAGTCAGGGGTCTCTAATCATTATGCTGTATGATGAGGGTATTAAAAATATTACCCTTGCCATTGAAGGCATGCCTGACGGAAAAATCGAAGCGGAGAATATCGAACGCATTCATCAGTACATCTTAAAAGCGCAGGATGTTATTACCGAGCTGATGGCATCCTTAAATATGGATGAAGGAGGAGAAATTGCGGAAAATCTTTTATCGCTTTACTCTTTCTTTAACCAACAGCTTTTTCAGGCTAATATGCAAAAGAATCCACAGCCGCTTATAACGGTACGCAGCATGATGGAAGAACTGCGCGAAGCATGGCATCATGTTGTCAATTCAACTGCCGCCGCTGCAACAGAAATAAAACCGGCTGCTTCCGGCGTCAATATAGCAGGATAA